One window of the Acidobacteriota bacterium genome contains the following:
- a CDS encoding NADH:ubiquinone reductase (Na(+)-transporting) subunit B, with product MKFLRKLLDGQKKHFEKGGKLEKLYPLYEAPDTFLYTPDEVTEGASHVRDALDLKRMMVTVVVALIPAMYMAMYNTGLQAHRAIAGGALPLDNWQTQAMSWLGLAFDPNNWTACIVHGALYFLPVLLVTFIVGGNAEALFSVVRKHDINEGFLVTGVLFPLTLPPTIPLWQVAVGILFGVIIGKEIFGGTGMNVLNPALTARAFLFFAYPVEISGDKVWIAAQTSPDGYSGATWLAEAAVSGQAVLAEGLDWWDAFLGFVPGSMGETSTLACLIGAVILIATGIGSWRIMVSCALGTFLASLLLNVVGSTTNPFFDVPFHWHIVIGSWAFATVFMATDPVSAAHSNRGKYIYGFLIGVLGLFVRTLNPAYPEGWMLAILFMNVFASTIDYFVVRANARRREARYAA from the coding sequence ATGAAGTTCTTGAGGAAACTGCTGGACGGGCAGAAGAAGCACTTCGAAAAGGGCGGCAAGTTGGAGAAGCTGTACCCGCTCTACGAAGCGCCGGACACCTTTCTCTATACGCCCGATGAAGTCACCGAGGGTGCCAGCCACGTGCGCGATGCGCTCGACCTGAAGCGCATGATGGTGACAGTGGTGGTGGCGCTCATTCCCGCCATGTACATGGCGATGTACAACACCGGCCTGCAGGCGCATCGCGCCATCGCCGGCGGCGCCTTGCCCCTCGACAACTGGCAGACCCAGGCGATGAGCTGGCTCGGGCTGGCCTTCGATCCGAACAACTGGACCGCCTGCATCGTGCACGGCGCCCTCTACTTCCTGCCGGTGTTGCTGGTGACCTTCATCGTCGGCGGCAACGCCGAGGCGCTGTTCTCGGTGGTGCGCAAGCACGACATCAACGAGGGCTTCTTGGTCACCGGGGTGCTCTTTCCGCTCACCTTGCCGCCCACCATCCCCCTGTGGCAGGTGGCGGTGGGCATTCTGTTCGGGGTGATCATCGGCAAGGAGATCTTCGGCGGAACGGGCATGAATGTGCTCAATCCGGCCCTGACCGCCCGCGCCTTCCTGTTCTTCGCCTACCCGGTGGAAATCTCCGGCGACAAGGTGTGGATCGCCGCGCAGACCAGCCCCGACGGCTACAGCGGCGCGACCTGGCTGGCGGAAGCGGCCGTATCCGGCCAGGCGGTGCTGGCGGAGGGGCTCGACTGGTGGGATGCCTTCCTCGGCTTTGTGCCCGGTTCGATGGGGGAGACTTCCACCCTCGCCTGCTTGATCGGTGCGGTGATCTTGATCGCCACCGGCATCGGCTCCTGGCGGATCATGGTGAGCTGTGCGTTGGGAACGTTTCTCGCCTCGCTGTTGTTGAATGTAGTGGGTTCGACCACCAACCCCTTCTTCGACGTGCCCTTTCACTGGCACATCGTGATTGGGAGTTGGGCATTCGCTACGGTGTTCATGGCGACGGACCCGGTGTCCGCCGCCCACTCCAACCGGGGCAAGTACATTTACGGCTTCCTGATTGGAGTGCTCGGACTCTTCGTTCGCACTCTGAACCCGGCGTATCCGGAGGGCTGGATGCTGGCGATTCTGTTCATGAACGTCTTCGCCTCGACCATCGACTACTTCGTGGTGCGGGCCAACGCCCGCCGGCGGGAGGCTCGCTATGCAGCGTGA
- a CDS encoding Na(+)-translocating NADH-quinone reductase subunit C, translating to MQRDSSFYIILFSAILCVVCAVMVSSTAVGLKDLQEANEALDEQRNVLEAAGLIEPGDKPTAEEVDEMLANAEVVLVDVQTGEETEVPGIDPKTYDPLAAKNDPELSYVAPKNNANIDRVAKYARVYKVNNEAGELQKLVLPVEGYGLWGTLYGFLALESDMNTVAGLTFYKHKETPGLGGEVDNPRWKSRWPGRKIYGPDGIEDVEIEVIKGAAGPVESEPYEVDGLSGATITGRGITNMLDFWLGSRGFGSYIETFRQQRSAA from the coding sequence ATGCAGCGTGATAGCTCGTTTTACATCATTTTGTTCTCGGCCATCCTGTGCGTGGTATGCGCCGTGATGGTGTCGAGCACGGCGGTCGGTCTCAAAGATCTGCAGGAGGCCAACGAGGCCCTCGACGAGCAGCGCAACGTGCTGGAAGCGGCGGGTCTGATCGAGCCCGGCGACAAGCCCACCGCCGAAGAGGTCGACGAGATGTTGGCCAACGCCGAGGTCGTGCTGGTGGACGTGCAGACCGGCGAGGAGACGGAGGTGCCGGGAATCGACCCGAAGACCTACGATCCGCTGGCCGCCAAGAACGATCCGGAGCTGTCCTACGTCGCGCCGAAAAACAACGCCAATATCGATCGCGTCGCCAAGTACGCCCGGGTCTACAAGGTCAACAACGAGGCCGGCGAGCTGCAAAAGCTGGTGCTGCCGGTGGAGGGCTACGGTCTGTGGGGGACTCTCTACGGCTTCCTGGCTTTGGAGAGCGACATGAACACCGTCGCTGGGCTGACCTTCTACAAGCACAAGGAAACGCCGGGCCTCGGCGGTGAAGTGGACAACCCGCGCTGGAAGTCCCGCTGGCCGGGCCGCAAGATCTACGGTCCCGACGGCATTGAGGACGTGGAGATCGAGGTGATCAAGGGCGCCGCCGGCCCGGTCGAATCGGAGCCCTACGAGGTGGACGGCCTGTCCGGCGCCACCATCACCGGCCGCGGCATTACCAATATGCTCGACTTTTGGCTCGGATCGCGAGGTTTCGGGTCCTACATCGAGACCTTCCGGCAACAAAGGAGCGCTGCCTGA
- a CDS encoding NADH:ubiquinone reductase (Na(+)-transporting) subunit D, translated as MAEKNSQVLLDPLFNNNPIALQVLGICSALAVTTKLETSVVMSGAVIAVLMGSNLSISLLRNSIPSSIRIIVQLTVIASFVILADQIMKAYLFDVSKQLSVFVGLIITNCIIMGRAEGFAMQNGPVKSLLDGLGNGLGYSLILLAVAFFRELLGSGKLYGFTVLPLVTEGGWYNPNGLMVLSPGAFFLIGIFIWLLRTWKPDQVEED; from the coding sequence ATGGCCGAGAAGAATTCCCAGGTTCTCCTGGACCCCCTGTTCAACAACAACCCCATCGCCTTGCAGGTGCTCGGCATCTGTTCGGCTCTGGCGGTGACCACCAAGCTGGAAACTTCGGTGGTGATGTCCGGCGCGGTGATCGCCGTGCTGATGGGCTCGAACCTGTCCATCAGCCTGTTGCGCAACAGCATCCCGTCGTCCATCCGCATCATCGTGCAGCTCACGGTGATCGCCTCTTTCGTGATTCTGGCGGACCAGATCATGAAGGCGTACTTGTTCGACGTGTCGAAGCAACTGTCGGTGTTCGTCGGACTGATCATCACCAACTGCATCATCATGGGCCGGGCGGAAGGTTTCGCCATGCAGAACGGGCCCGTCAAGAGCCTGCTCGATGGCCTCGGAAACGGTCTCGGCTACAGCCTGATCCTGCTGGCGGTGGCCTTCTTCCGCGAGCTGCTGGGCTCCGGCAAGCTCTACGGTTTCACCGTGCTGCCGCTGGTCACCGAGGGTGGCTGGTACAACCCCAACGGGCTGATGGTGCTGTCGCCCGGCGCCTTCTTCCTGATCGGTATCTTCATCTGGCTCCTGCGAACCTGGAAGCCGGATCAGGTGGAGGAGGACTAG
- the nqrE gene encoding NADH:ubiquinone reductase (Na(+)-transporting) subunit E, with translation MLQEYLNLAIKAIFVENLALAFFLGMCTFLACSKKVETALGLGAAVIFVMTVTIPVNNLVYNNLLREGALEWLHPSLAGTDLSFLGLLSYIGSIAAMVQIVEMTLDKYVPKLYNTLGVFLPLIAVNCAILGGSLFMVERDYTLGESAVFGLGSGIGWALAVIALAAIRERLRYSNVPVGLRGLGMTFLLTGLMAIGFLAFSGIQL, from the coding sequence ATGCTGCAGGAATATCTGAACCTCGCCATCAAGGCCATCTTCGTCGAGAACCTGGCCCTCGCTTTCTTCCTCGGCATGTGCACCTTCCTGGCCTGCTCCAAGAAGGTGGAAACGGCCCTGGGCCTGGGCGCCGCGGTGATCTTCGTGATGACCGTGACCATCCCGGTCAACAACTTGGTCTACAACAACCTGCTGCGGGAAGGCGCGCTGGAGTGGCTGCATCCGTCCCTTGCCGGGACGGACCTGTCGTTCCTCGGGCTGTTGTCGTATATCGGTTCGATTGCCGCGATGGTGCAGATCGTCGAGATGACCCTCGATAAATATGTACCGAAGCTATACAACACCCTGGGAGTATTCCTGCCGCTCATCGCCGTCAACTGCGCCATCCTCGGCGGTTCGCTGTTCATGGTGGAGCGCGACTACACCTTGGGCGAGAGCGCCGTTTTCGGCCTCGGCTCCGGCATCGGCTGGGCGCTGGCGGTGATCGCCCTGGCGGCGATCCGCGAGCGTCTGCGCTACAGCAACGTGCCGGTGGGGCTGCGGGGCCTGGGCATGACCTTCTTGCTGACCGGCCTGATGGCGATCGGCTTTCTCGCGTTCTCGGGAATTCAGCTCTGA
- the nqrF gene encoding NADH:ubiquinone reductase (Na(+)-transporting) subunit F has product MTTIALGVFMFTFVILALVTVVLLAKSRLVASGDVTIHINDDPALDLKTKSGGTLLNALAERDIFIPSACGGKGSCGVCTVVVEEGGGALLPTETSHISRGEAREGCRLSCQVKVKGDMKIEIEPEVLDVRQWVCKVRSNNNVATFIKELVLELPEGEDVPFRAGGYIQIECPPHIAKYEDFDIDDEYREDWDKFNMWRYVSKVDESVVRAYSMANYPEERGIIMLNVRVASPPPRGPEGIPPGIMSSYIFNLKPGDEVTISGPFGEFFARDTDAEMIFIGGGAGMAPMRSHIFDQFRRLSTDRKVSFWYGARSLREAFYVDHFDTIAEENPNFDWHLALSEPLPEDNWDGYQGFIHQVLYDNYLKDHPAPEDAEYYICGPPMMNQAVFDMLDTLGVEQENILFDDFG; this is encoded by the coding sequence ATGACCACCATTGCCCTCGGCGTCTTCATGTTCACCTTCGTCATCCTGGCGCTGGTGACCGTTGTGCTGCTCGCCAAGAGCCGGCTCGTCGCCTCCGGTGATGTGACCATCCACATCAATGACGATCCGGCGCTGGACCTCAAGACCAAGTCCGGCGGCACCCTGCTCAATGCCCTGGCGGAGCGCGACATCTTCATCCCCTCGGCCTGCGGCGGCAAAGGGAGTTGCGGAGTGTGCACGGTGGTGGTGGAGGAGGGCGGCGGTGCGCTGCTGCCCACCGAGACCAGCCACATCAGCCGCGGTGAGGCGCGCGAAGGCTGCCGCCTGTCGTGCCAGGTGAAGGTCAAAGGCGACATGAAGATCGAAATCGAGCCGGAAGTGCTCGACGTGCGCCAGTGGGTGTGCAAGGTACGCTCGAACAACAATGTGGCGACCTTCATCAAGGAACTGGTGCTGGAATTGCCGGAAGGAGAGGACGTACCTTTCCGCGCCGGCGGCTACATCCAGATCGAGTGTCCGCCGCACATCGCCAAGTACGAAGACTTCGACATCGACGACGAGTACCGCGAGGACTGGGACAAATTCAACATGTGGCGCTATGTCTCGAAGGTCGACGAATCGGTGGTTCGGGCCTACTCGATGGCGAACTACCCCGAGGAAAGGGGCATCATCATGCTCAACGTGCGCGTCGCCAGTCCGCCGCCGCGCGGCCCGGAAGGCATTCCGCCGGGCATCATGTCTTCCTACATCTTCAACCTGAAGCCGGGTGACGAGGTGACCATCTCCGGTCCCTTCGGCGAGTTTTTCGCCCGGGACACGGACGCCGAGATGATTTTCATCGGCGGCGGGGCCGGCATGGCGCCGATGCGCTCGCACATTTTCGACCAGTTCCGCCGGCTGTCGACGGACCGCAAGGTCTCCTTTTGGTACGGCGCCCGCAGTCTGCGGGAAGCCTTCTACGTCGATCACTTCGACACCATCGCCGAAGAGAACCCGAACTTCGATTGGCACCTGGCGCTCTCGGAGCCGCTACCGGAGGACAACTGGGACGGCTACCAGGGCTTCATCCACCAGGTGCTGTACGACAACTACCTGAAGGACCACCCGGCGCCGGAGGACGCGGAGTACTACATCTGCGGACCGCCGATGATGAACCAGGCGGTGTTCGACATGCTGGACACGCTCGGGGTGGAGCAGGAGAACATCCTGTTCGACGACTTCGGGTAG